In Pantoea agglomerans, the genomic stretch GCGCTGGTGCCGGTGGTGGAGTCAATCGCGTGCACCGTCCAGCTGTTGTCAGCGGTTTTGACGTAGTACATGTCGAGGGTGTGGTCGTTACCCTGCGAGTCATAGACGGTCATGGTGCTTTTAGCGTTATAGCTGTCGACATTGCTGGCGTTGAACGGCGTCACGGTCGGGATGGCGCTGGTGGAGTTCAGGTTCGCCACCTGAGTCGCGGTAGTGGTGGCGCGCGCCCCCATCTGCGTGGTCGGAATGCTCAGCGCAACCGGGTTAGCGCCGGTCTGCACGGTCGGCGGCGTGCCGTTTACCGGATAGCCGGTCACTTTCAGCCCCTGGGTGTTGACCAGGTTGCGGTTCTCATCCAGCGTGAACTGGCCGTTACGCGAGTAGTAGACCGCGCCGCTGGCGTCAGCCATGCGGAAGAAGCCGTTGCCGCTCAGCGCGACGTCGAGGCCGCGGCTGGTGGTGGTGGTGGAGCCGTCGTTAAAGTTCTGGATCACCGCCGCCACCTTGGTGCCGAGGCCGACGTTGGAACCGGCGAACATATCGGCGAAGGCGATGGTGCTGGATTTAAAGCCGGCCGTCGCGGAGTTGGCGATGTTGTTGCCGATAACGTCCAGGTTGCTGGAGGCAGCGCCCAGGCCGCTCACCGCTTGGGAAAATGACATGTTTATTTCTCCTGTTTAGAGATGAATCAGAGAATCTGACGTACTTCATCAAGGGTTGCGGCGCCCATGGTGCCGAGATCCAGTCTGGTGGTGCTGTCTGCCGTCGATACGCCATTGACGTAGGCGTAGTTAAGCGGCTGAGCGACCAGCTGTGTGCTGCCATTGCTGGCGGCGATTGAAACCGTATATTTGCCGTCCGGCGCGGTGGAGCTGTCCGCCAGCGTGCCGTCCCACGAGAAGGTGTGTACGCCGGCAGAGAGCGCACCCAGATCGATGGTGCGCACCACGTTGCCGCTGGCATCTTTAATCGTGGCGCTGGTGGCGGTCGAGGCGCTGGCCAGCTCAACGCCAAACGGCGTGGTGGTGCCTTTGCCAACCAGCACCTGCGAGCCGTTGACCATTACGCCGTGGCCAATCAGCGTCGAACTCTGCAGCGACTGGCTGGTGCTGATCTGCCCGGAGATCGATCCCAGCGTGGTATTGAGTTTTTCAATGCCGCTCAGGGTGTTGATCTGCGCCAGCTGGGTGGTGAGCTGGCTGTTGTCCATCGGATTAGTGGGATCCTGATTCTGTAACTGCGTCACCAGCATGGTCAGGAACTGGTTCTGCAGATCCTGCGCGCTGTTGCTGGTGCTGGTGCTGGAAGAGCTGAGGACCGTGGGGTCCAGCTTTTCATTAACGCCTACTGCAATGCCCATCTGTTATCTCCCTCAGGAACCCATCGTCAGGGTTTTCATCATCATGGATTTCACGGTGTTCAACACCTCGACGTTGGCCTGATAGCTGCGCGACGCCGACATGGTGTTGACGGTTTCCGCCACCACGTCCACGTTCGGCATCTTCACGTAGCCCTTGTCGTCCGCCAGCGGGTTGCCTGGGTCGTACACCAGCTTCGCCGGAGAGGGATCGTCCAGCACCTGCGCCACTTTGACGCCGCCGGTCGCGGCGCCGGGCGCCGCATCGGTCTGAAATACCACCTGCTTCGCCACGTACGGCTTGCCGTCGGGGCCGGTGACGCTGTCGGCGTTCGCCAGGTTACTGGCGCTGACGTTGAGACGCTGGGATTGCGCGGTCATCGCTGACCCGGCAATGTCAAAAATATTCAGCAGTGCCATGTTTATTGCCCTTGTAACACGCTCATCATGCCTTTGATCTGGCTGCTGATGAGGGTGAGGTCGGTCTGGTACTTCAGACTGTTGTCCGCGAACTGAGTACGTTCGCGATCCATATCGACGGTGTTACCGTCGGCCGCAGGCTGATCGGGTATGCGATAGAGCAGGTTCGCCGACGCCGCCGAGTTGACCTGCGCTTCGATATGGCGCGGCGAGGTCACCTTCAGCGCCATGCTGCTGCCTTCGGCGCGGCCGTTTTTCATTACCCGACTAAGCTCGCTGGCAAAGTCGATATCCCGCGCCTGATAGCCAGGGGTATCGGCGTTGGCAATATTTGACGCCAGGATCTCCTGGCGTTGAGCACGCAGGTTGAGAGCTTCAGTGCCGAACTGCAGCGCAGCATCCAGTTTGTCGAGCATGCTTCCTCCGCGAATGAGAATTTCGAGCGGACAGCTTATGTTGGGAAAAGCAATAGCCATCGTCTGAATAAAGCCAAAAACCGGGGCTATTTTTGGTCTTGATTTTGCCGCGATGCGAGTAGACTCGTCGCCATCAGCAGCAAGGAGTCATTTGATGCGTAACATTACTGCCCTGTTGGCCGGCCTGCTGGCGCTGTTCGCCCTGCCCGCCAACGCCGCCGATCTTCCCGCCCAGCTGACGGGCTTTTTTCAGGCTCGCGACGCGCAGCATGCTGCGGGCATGACGGTAGAGATTAAGACGCCGCAGGCGCAGTGGCCGACCTGCGAGGCGCCGCAGTTCTCCCTGCCCGGCAACAGCCGCCTGTGGGGACCGATGAGCGTGGCCGCCACCTGCGGCGATACGCGACGTTTTCTGCAAGTTCAGGTGCAGGTCACCGGTCAGTATCTGGTGGCGACGCGTCTGCTGGCGCGCGGCACCACCGCCAGCGCCGCCGATTTCCGCCTGCAGAGCGGCCGTCTCGACACGCTGCCGGCGCGCACGCTGCTGGACGTCAGTTCGGTGGCGGATGCGATTGTGCTGCGCGATATTCAGCCGGGTCAGCCGGTGACACTGTCGATGATGCGTCAGCCCTGGCGGGTTAAGGCGGGTCAGAGCGTGATGGTGATCGCCAGCGGCGAGGGCTTTAACGCCAGCGGCGAAGGCAAAGCGTTAAATAATGCGATTCTGGCGCAGTCGGTGCGCGTGCGCATGGGCAACGGTCAGGTGGTAAGCGGGAAAGTCGATGCGGATGGGAATATTCTGATATCGCTATAAGGCGCTAAAGAACACTGTTTTTCTGCCGATAGAGAAATCAATTAAGCGATTACGCTATTCTGATTCAGGTGGCAGTTTCCCCTGACCGTACAGGAGCCCGAATATGAGCATCGACAGAACGCAACCTCTGAAGCCCGTCGCCACCGTGCAGACCCGCGAAAGCAATGAGTCCGCAGCCGGTAAAACGCGCCAGGCGTCGAACGCTACCGCAACCACGCCCGCCGCCGCTCAGGTGAGTCTGAGCAACGCACAGTCGCAGCTGACCCAGCCGGGCAGCCAGGACATCAACGTGGCGCGCGTTGAACAACTGAAAACCGCCATTCGTAATGGCGAACTGAAAATGGATACCGGCAAGATCGCCGACGCGCTGATTGCCGACACTAAGGCGTATTTAGAGGGTAAATAATCCCCATGAGCAACCTGTTGACCACACTAGATAAGATGCAGGAAGTGCTTTCCTCGCTTTCGAACGTTCTCGAAGAGGAGCAGCACCAACTGGCCGCGGGCAAGATTAACAGTAATCTGCTGCAGCGCATTACCGAAGATAAAGGCGCGCTGCTGGCGACGCTGAGCTATCTCGATGAGATGCGTCGCAGTACCGAGCGACAGCTCGGCACCCAGGCCCCTTATGCTGGTCACAGCGATATGACGCGTCGCTGGCAGAGTATCGGCCTGATGACGCGTCGCTTAAACGACGCCAATACCCATAATGGTCTGCTGCTTAATCAGCAGATCCGCTTTACCGAAGAGGCGCTGACCGTGCTTAAGCCGCATCAGACGCAGGCGTTTTACGGCCCGGATGGGCTGGGGAAAGGTCAGGCTACCCTCAGCCGTAAAGCATAAAAAATCCCGCCTGCAGGCGGGATTTTTTTGTCTGTAGCAGGGGAGCTGGCGTGGGGGATAGCGCTTTTACTTCCGCGCACTTTTTGCCTGTGGGCGGTGTGCCTGCGCGGATGATATGGCCCGATCGCAAAGCGCTCAGGGCATCCATGCGCGCTCGGCCCGCGACTTCCTTGTGGCGGGACGCTTTGCTCTTCGCGCTTTTGCTTCCGCGCATTTTTTTTGCCTGTGGGCGGTGCGCCTACGCGGATGATATGGCCCGATCGCAAAGTCGCTCAGGGCATCCATGCGCGCTCGGCCCGCGACATCCTTGTCGCGGGACGCTTTGCTCTTCGGTCCATATCACCCGCGTTTCAGCTTCTGCGCTGTCTGTAAAAAACCCGCCTGAAGGCGGGTGGTGAATCGTCGCGCAATCGGAAGCCGGGCAGCACCGGTTCTCTGGCGCGGGACGCTTTGCTCTTCGCGCTATCTCCCTGTGCTTTTACTTCCGCGCACTTTTTGCCTGTGGGCGGTGTGCCTGCGCGGATGATATGGCCCGATCGCAAAGTCGCTCAGGGCATCCATGCGCGCTCGGCCCGCGACTTCCTTGTCGCGGGACGCTTTGCTCTTCGGTCCATATCACCCGCGTTTCAGCTTCTGCGCTGTCTGTAAAAAACCCGCCTGAAGGCGGGTTAGTGAGTTACGCATGCGCCTGGCGCACACAAGGTTAGTTAGTTACGCGTGCGCCCGGCGCGCATAGTCGCGCAGCCGGAAGCCGAGCAGCCCCAGCGTGACGAAATAGGCGCCGCCGCCCACCGCGCAGACCGCCGCCAGGCGCAGCAGACGCCACACCATCGCGCCCTCTTCCCAGGCCGGCATCACCCTGAGAATAGCGAGCAGCGCCGCCGCCATCACCACGACCGCGATCAGCAGACGCAGCAGAAAGCTCGCCCAGCCCGGCTGCGGCTGAAAAATGTTCTTCTTACGCAGCTGCCAGTAGAGCAGCGCGGCGTTAAGACAGGCCGCCAGGCCGATAGAGAGCGACAGACCGGCATGCTTCAGCGGGCCGATAAAGGCCAGGTTCATCACCTGCGTCATCACCAGAGTAATCATGGCAATCTTCACCGGCGTCTTGATGTCCTGGCGCGAGTAGAATCCCGGCGCCAGCACCTTCACCACAATCAGCCCCATCAGCCCGACTGAATAGGCAATCAGCGCGCGCTGCGTCATCAGGGCATCAAAGGCAGTGAACTTGCCGTACTGAAACAGCGCCACGGTCAGCGGACCAGAGAGAATGCCCAGCGCCACCGCGCTCGGTAGCGCCAGCAGAAAGCAGAGGCGCAGGCCCCAGTCCATCAGGCGGGAATACTCGTCGTGGTTGCCGCTGGAGAAGCTCTTCGCCAGCGAGGGCAGCAGGATAGTGCCGAGCGCCACGCCCAGCACGCCCGACGGAAACTCCATCAGGCGATCGGCGTAATACATCCAGGAGACCGAGCCAGAGACGAGAAACGAGGCGAAAATAGTATTGATGATCAGCGAAATCTGGCTGACGGAGACGCCGAGGATCGCCGGCCCCATCTGGCGCATCACGCGCCAGACGCCCGCATCCTTCAGGTTAATGCGCGGCAGCACCAGCATGCCGATCTTTTTCAGGTGCGGCAGCTGATAGAAAAGCTGCAGCACGCCGCCCGCCACGACCGCCCACGCCAGCGCCATCACCGGCGGATGGAAGTGCGGCGCGGCGAAGAGCGCGAAGCCGATCATGCTGATATTCAACAGCGTGGGGGCGAAGGCGGGAACGGAGAAGCGGTTCCAGGTGTTGAGGATGGCGCCCGCCAGCGAGGCGAGCGAAATCAGCAGAATATAGGGAAAGGTGACGCGCAGCAGCGCACTGGTAAGCGCGAACTTATCGGCGGTGTCGGCAAAGCCGGGCGCGGTGACCAGAATCACCCAGGGCGCGGCGACCATCCCCGCGATTGTCACCAGCGCCAGCGCCAGCGTCAGCAGCCCGGAGACGTAGGCGACAAACAGCCGCGTCGCCTCTTCGCCCTGCTTGCTTTTATACTCGGCAAGGATCGGCACGAAGGCCTGCGAGAAGGCACCCTCGGCGAAAATACGCCGCAGCAGATTAGGCAGCTTAAAGGCAACGAAAAAGGCGTCCGTGGCCATCCCGGCGCCGAACACCCGCGCCACAATGGCGTCACGGGCAAAACCCAATACGCGGGAAAACAGGGTCATGGAACTGACCGCTGCCAGCGATTTCAACAGATTCATAATTGGCGCGCGTCCTGAAAAGAGTCGGCAAAATGAGCTACTTAGCGCGGGCGCCCAGCGGCGCCCGGCGATAGTCTACTGCCACGGCGGGAAATGACCAGCACGGAGTGTTACAAGGCGTTATTCCTTCTCCGCCTCGCGCCACATTTTTTCCACCACGCGCTGCGCCAGCAGCGCCTGTTCGCCGCTGGTTTCAGGCATCGTCTGATTTTGCACGCACTGGATAAAATGGTGCGCCGCGCCGCTAAAGCCGCGCTGCGCCAGATGGCTTTGCCATGCGGGCGGCGGATCGATGCGCACGCCGTCGCCGCGCTCCTCCTGCCAGTCGCGCATATCCAGCACGTCGATACAGCAGCCGTCACCTACCAGGCTGGCGCGCTCGCGCTGGCTGCCGGCGCGACGATGCATGCTGGTGGCGATCTGCACCCCGTCAGCGACGAAATGGTGCTCGGCATAGCGCATTTCGCCACGCTCGTTGGTGTCGATATAGCCATGACGCTGGGCAGCGCTACCGCCCGCCAGCCACAGCGCGGTATCCACCACGTGCAGATAGTCATCAAGCAGCGTAAAGCGCAGATCGTTCGGCCCGACGCTGTCGCTGCGGTGTTTCTCCACGCGCAGGCTGGCGGCCTGCGGCATCGCCAGCCGCAGCTGCTGATAGCGCGGCGCAAAGCGGCGGTTAAAGCCCACCATCAGCCGGCGTCCGCGCTTCTCCGCCAGCGCCACCAGCGCCTCGGCCTGGCTAAAATTATCGGCCAGCGGCTTATCCACCAGCACATCTTTTCCCGCCAGCAGCAGCGCTTTGACAATCTCATAGTGGGTGGCGGTGCTGGTGTGGACAAACACCGCGTCGCAGGCGTCCGCCAGCGCGCTCAGCGAGGAGAAACAGGCCATGCGGTAGCTGTCGCAGATCCCTTGCGCCTTCTGCTGATTTGGCGAGAAGGCGCCGACCAGCGTCCAGCTCTCCGCCTGCGCCAGCACCGGCAGCCAGGCTTTCTGCGCAATCGAGCCCAGCCCGACCACACCAATTCGCAATCTCATCTCAGCCTCCTTTATGCAGCAGCGTCTGCACCAGCGTCTGCAGGGCGGCGAGCGACTGCTCCAGCACCGCGACGCGCGCGCTGAGATCGCCGTTATCCTCCAGCGGCTTTTCCGCCTGGCTGGCGACCTGCTCGTCACCGAACAGATGCATATAGCGGCTTTCGCGTTTGCCCGGTTCGCGCGGCAGGCGCGCCACCATCTCGCGCTCGGCCAGTCCGGCCAGCACGCTTTCGACCTCCGCCACCTCGGCGAATTCGTGCAGCCTGCCGCTGCGCGTGCGCAGCTCGCCCGGCGTCTGGGCGCCGCGCAAAAACAGCAGCGTCAGGATCGCCACCTCAGCGCTGCTGAGCTGCAGATTGCCGAAGGTCGAATTGCAGAACCGCTGCTCATACTTCGCCACGCGCTGGCCGAAGCCGCTGTTAGCGGTGGCAAGATGCTTTTTCGTCAGCCGATCCAGCTCCTCCTGCACTTCGCTTTCGCTCAGGTTCATCACCGGCTCGCGGTTCGACTTTTGATTGCAGGCTGTCACCACCGCATTCAGCGACAGGGGGTACTGCTCCGGCGTGGTGACCTGCTTCTCCAGCAGGCAACCAAGAACACGCAACGCCAGCGGCGAAAGCGCCATTTTCATTCCACTCTCCTTATTAGCCGCGCCGATCCGGCGTCCACTCCTGACGAGTCAACGCGGTCAGCACATGATCCTGCCAGCGGCCGTCGATTAACAGATAGTCTTTCGCATAACCCTCTTTTTCAAAGCCGAGACGCGCCAGCAGCGCGCCGCTGCGCTGATTATGCGGCATATAGTTCGCCATAATACGGTGGATATTTTGCTGGCGCTGCATATAGCGGATAGCAGCCTGCAGCGCCTCGAACATCAGTCCCTGCCCTTGCCACTTTTCGCCCAGCGAATAGCCGAGGTAGCAGGCGTGGAACGAGCCGCGCAGCACGTTGCTGAAGTTCGCAACCCCGCGCACTTCAGACTCTTCGGGATCCATCAGAATGAAATAGTAGGCGGAGCCGCTTTTATGCATATCGGTGATCAGGCCCAGCCGCGCCTGCCAGCCGGAAGGATAACAGTGGCTCTCGTCGCGCACCGGCTCCCAGGGTTTTAAAAAGGCGCGGTTTTCGGCGTAGTAATCCGCCAGTCGCCAGGCGTCGCGCTCGTGAACCAGACGCACCACCAGTCGGTCGGTGGTTAATCGCACCCTGGGGGCGGCAGAACGATAGCCAAACATCATCACTCCTGAAATCGAGGGCTTTAAGAAAGCGGTGCCTGCAACATGACTTTCACTATAACCGCCGCCCCTGCCGCGGTAAAATATTCGTTAACGCCGGGCATAAAAGGTCTTGATTTTACGTTGCAAAAGCCGCTCTGCCTGCTGCGTCGGTTTGCCCTCCCCTGGAATCTCTTCCATACTTCTGGCACGCCCTCAATCAGGGTGACGCCCGTCGCCCTGACCCGACAAAGGAGACCGGGATGAAACTCTACATCTACGACCACTGCCCCTTTTGCGTCAAAGCGCGCATGATTTTCGGCCTGAAAAATCTGCCGGTAGAGCTGATCGTCATGCTTAACGACGATGAAGCGACGCCGAAAAAGCTGGTGGGCCAGAAGGTGGCACCCATCCTGCAAAAAGATGACGGCAGCGCGATGCCGGAAAGCCTCGATATTGTGCGCTTTGTCGATAAAATCGACCGTGAACCGCTGCTGAACGGCAAAATCAATCCGGCCATCGGCGACTGGCTGCGCAGCGTTAACGGCTACGTTAATAAGCTGCTGCTGCCGCGTATCGCGGAAGCCGCCTTCGCCGAATTCGCCACGCCGGAGGCGCGCAGCTATTTCCGCCAGAAGAAAGAGGCGGCCATTGGCGACTTCACCGAGCTGAAGAGCCATGCGCCCGGCCTGATCAAAAAGATCAGCGACGATCTGCGCCAGCTCGACAAGCTGATTGTGAAGC encodes the following:
- the flgA gene encoding flagellar basal body P-ring formation chaperone FlgA gives rise to the protein MRNITALLAGLLALFALPANAADLPAQLTGFFQARDAQHAAGMTVEIKTPQAQWPTCEAPQFSLPGNSRLWGPMSVAATCGDTRRFLQVQVQVTGQYLVATRLLARGTTASAADFRLQSGRLDTLPARTLLDVSSVADAIVLRDIQPGQPVTLSMMRQPWRVKAGQSVMVIASGEGFNASGEGKALNNAILAQSVRVRMGNGQVVSGKVDADGNILISL
- a CDS encoding Gfo/Idh/MocA family protein gives rise to the protein MRLRIGVVGLGSIAQKAWLPVLAQAESWTLVGAFSPNQQKAQGICDSYRMACFSSLSALADACDAVFVHTSTATHYEIVKALLLAGKDVLVDKPLADNFSQAEALVALAEKRGRRLMVGFNRRFAPRYQQLRLAMPQAASLRVEKHRSDSVGPNDLRFTLLDDYLHVVDTALWLAGGSAAQRHGYIDTNERGEMRYAEHHFVADGVQIATSMHRRAGSQRERASLVGDGCCIDVLDMRDWQEERGDGVRIDPPPAWQSHLAQRGFSGAAHHFIQCVQNQTMPETSGEQALLAQRVVEKMWREAEKE
- the murJ gene encoding murein biosynthesis integral membrane protein MurJ encodes the protein MNLLKSLAAVSSMTLFSRVLGFARDAIVARVFGAGMATDAFFVAFKLPNLLRRIFAEGAFSQAFVPILAEYKSKQGEEATRLFVAYVSGLLTLALALVTIAGMVAAPWVILVTAPGFADTADKFALTSALLRVTFPYILLISLASLAGAILNTWNRFSVPAFAPTLLNISMIGFALFAAPHFHPPVMALAWAVVAGGVLQLFYQLPHLKKIGMLVLPRINLKDAGVWRVMRQMGPAILGVSVSQISLIINTIFASFLVSGSVSWMYYADRLMEFPSGVLGVALGTILLPSLAKSFSSGNHDEYSRLMDWGLRLCFLLALPSAVALGILSGPLTVALFQYGKFTAFDALMTQRALIAYSVGLMGLIVVKVLAPGFYSRQDIKTPVKIAMITLVMTQVMNLAFIGPLKHAGLSLSIGLAACLNAALLYWQLRKKNIFQPQPGWASFLLRLLIAVVVMAAALLAILRVMPAWEEGAMVWRLLRLAAVCAVGGGAYFVTLGLLGFRLRDYARRAHA
- the flgB gene encoding flagellar basal body rod protein FlgB, with the translated sequence MLDKLDAALQFGTEALNLRAQRQEILASNIANADTPGYQARDIDFASELSRVMKNGRAEGSSMALKVTSPRHIEAQVNSAASANLLYRIPDQPAADGNTVDMDRERTQFADNSLKYQTDLTLISSQIKGMMSVLQGQ
- the flgN gene encoding flagellar export chaperone FlgN, which gives rise to MSNLLTTLDKMQEVLSSLSNVLEEEQHQLAAGKINSNLLQRITEDKGALLATLSYLDEMRRSTERQLGTQAPYAGHSDMTRRWQSIGLMTRRLNDANTHNGLLLNQQIRFTEEALTVLKPHQTQAFYGPDGLGKGQATLSRKA
- a CDS encoding YceH family protein, which produces MKMALSPLALRVLGCLLEKQVTTPEQYPLSLNAVVTACNQKSNREPVMNLSESEVQEELDRLTKKHLATANSGFGQRVAKYEQRFCNSTFGNLQLSSAEVAILTLLFLRGAQTPGELRTRSGRLHEFAEVAEVESVLAGLAEREMVARLPREPGKRESRYMHLFGDEQVASQAEKPLEDNGDLSARVAVLEQSLAALQTLVQTLLHKGG
- the rimJ gene encoding ribosomal protein S5-alanine N-acetyltransferase; the encoded protein is MFGYRSAAPRVRLTTDRLVVRLVHERDAWRLADYYAENRAFLKPWEPVRDESHCYPSGWQARLGLITDMHKSGSAYYFILMDPEESEVRGVANFSNVLRGSFHACYLGYSLGEKWQGQGLMFEALQAAIRYMQRQQNIHRIMANYMPHNQRSGALLARLGFEKEGYAKDYLLIDGRWQDHVLTALTRQEWTPDRRG
- the grxB gene encoding glutaredoxin 2, translated to MKLYIYDHCPFCVKARMIFGLKNLPVELIVMLNDDEATPKKLVGQKVAPILQKDDGSAMPESLDIVRFVDKIDREPLLNGKINPAIGDWLRSVNGYVNKLLLPRIAEAAFAEFATPEARSYFRQKKEAAIGDFTELKSHAPGLIKKISDDLRQLDKLIVKPNAVNGELSEDDIHLFPLLRSLTLVAGIDWPSRVADYRDNMAKQTQVNLLSSIAL
- the flgD gene encoding flagellar hook assembly protein FlgD, producing MGIAVGVNEKLDPTVLSSSSTSTSNSAQDLQNQFLTMLVTQLQNQDPTNPMDNSQLTTQLAQINTLSGIEKLNTTLGSISGQISTSQSLQSSTLIGHGVMVNGSQVLVGKGTTTPFGVELASASTATSATIKDASGNVVRTIDLGALSAGVHTFSWDGTLADSSTAPDGKYTVSIAASNGSTQLVAQPLNYAYVNGVSTADSTTRLDLGTMGAATLDEVRQIL
- the flgC gene encoding flagellar basal body rod protein FlgC → MALLNIFDIAGSAMTAQSQRLNVSASNLANADSVTGPDGKPYVAKQVVFQTDAAPGAATGGVKVAQVLDDPSPAKLVYDPGNPLADDKGYVKMPNVDVVAETVNTMSASRSYQANVEVLNTVKSMMMKTLTMGS
- the flgM gene encoding flagellar biosynthesis anti-sigma factor FlgM produces the protein MSIDRTQPLKPVATVQTRESNESAAGKTRQASNATATTPAAAQVSLSNAQSQLTQPGSQDINVARVEQLKTAIRNGELKMDTGKIADALIADTKAYLEGK
- the flgE gene encoding flagellar hook protein FlgE, with translation MSFSQAVSGLGAASSNLDVIGNNIANSATAGFKSSTIAFADMFAGSNVGLGTKVAAVIQNFNDGSTTTTSRGLDVALSGNGFFRMADASGAVYYSRNGQFTLDENRNLVNTQGLKVTGYPVNGTPPTVQTGANPVALSIPTTQMGARATTTATQVANLNSTSAIPTVTPFNASNVDSYNAKSTMTVYDSQGNDHTLDMYYVKTADNSWTVHAIDSTTGTSAGDFTTAFDSNGNLTGINGGTASTVNLTINGSNGAAAGQTISLSMLGSLQQNTGTTTFGNPTQDGYAPGDLTSYAINDDGTITGTYSNQKTQLLGQIVLASFSNPEGLQSQGDNVWAATSSSGQAAIGVAGTGTYGSLTAGALEASNVDMSKELVNMIVAQRNYQANAQTIKTQDQILNTLVNLR